One genomic window of Leptospira paudalimensis includes the following:
- a CDS encoding 4-(cytidine 5'-diphospho)-2-C-methyl-D-erythritol kinase has product MLTTTHAKINIGLVIPYKREDGLHEIRSVFVPIDLGDPMEILIQSVPKGDESTFEFHSVNHLQGYRHALFEAVSERGDLSRNILTKSFAKLKPHFKTPVQITIYLEKFLPPEGGIGGGSSNAGVFLRELFPFTNLNPEEQIGFAKSIGADVPFFLQSSPCFVSGIGEVLEPISVAKGYGILAIPPFGLSTGSMYAGLQKSLQKPYGSEVWKSLAEDLIRSLHVGDWAYLQNRLENEFEKIAFQTQPLLKELKIGFFESGADFASLSGSGSCLYGIYKAEGKRNEALPNVSNRFPEMEFRTFSF; this is encoded by the coding sequence TTGTTAACCACCACCCATGCAAAAATTAACATTGGTTTGGTGATTCCTTACAAAAGGGAAGATGGACTACACGAAATCCGAAGTGTCTTTGTGCCGATTGACTTGGGTGATCCTATGGAAATCCTGATCCAATCCGTACCAAAAGGGGATGAATCTACATTTGAATTCCATTCCGTGAACCATTTACAAGGTTACCGACATGCCTTGTTTGAAGCAGTTTCAGAACGAGGAGACCTTTCACGGAATATCCTGACCAAATCCTTTGCAAAACTAAAACCCCATTTCAAAACACCTGTCCAAATCACCATCTACTTAGAAAAATTTCTGCCTCCGGAGGGGGGAATTGGTGGTGGGAGTAGCAACGCAGGTGTGTTTTTGCGCGAACTTTTCCCTTTTACAAATTTAAACCCGGAGGAACAGATCGGTTTTGCCAAATCCATTGGGGCCGATGTGCCTTTTTTCCTCCAAAGTTCTCCTTGTTTTGTGAGTGGGATCGGAGAGGTCTTGGAACCAATCTCAGTTGCCAAGGGTTACGGCATTTTGGCCATCCCTCCTTTTGGATTATCTACAGGTTCTATGTACGCAGGCCTTCAAAAAAGTTTACAAAAACCCTATGGTTCCGAAGTATGGAAATCTCTGGCAGAGGATTTAATTCGAAGTCTTCACGTCGGGGATTGGGCTTACCTGCAAAACAGGCTAGAGAACGAGTTTGAAAAAATCGCTTTCCAGACCCAACCCTTACTAAAGGAATTGAAAATAGGGTTCTTTGAGTCGGGAGCAGATTTTGCTTCTCTTTCAGGTTCTGGTTCTTGTCTATACGGCATTTACAAGGCAGAAGGGAAACGAAACGAGGCCCTTCCCAATGTTTCCAATCGATTCCCCGAAATGGAATTTCGAACGTTCTCTTTTTAG
- a CDS encoding sugar phosphate nucleotidyltransferase, with translation MNLHNTVTAVILAAGKGTRMKSELPKVAVVLNESPLLLHVLRNIESAGINRKVVVVGYRKDIVTEIAKSFPGVEFAEQTEQLGTGHAVISAEKQLAPYTGYTIVACGDAPLISASSFSNLIEHHKTNGYVATVLSAKMENPTGYGRIIRSSDDGSLLRIVEEKDASTEEKAVNEVNTGTYCFNTEDLFGALKQIGNNNAQKEYYLTDVIKIFRNEGKKVGAQTLTNALESHGINSPDDLALAKQYIDNGLVGV, from the coding sequence ATGAACCTACATAATACTGTAACTGCTGTTATTTTGGCGGCGGGGAAAGGAACTCGAATGAAGAGTGAGCTTCCCAAGGTTGCGGTTGTACTGAACGAATCTCCACTTTTACTCCACGTTCTTCGTAATATCGAATCCGCCGGCATCAACCGAAAGGTTGTGGTTGTCGGTTACCGCAAAGACATTGTCACAGAAATTGCAAAATCTTTCCCAGGTGTTGAGTTTGCCGAACAAACAGAACAGCTCGGAACGGGACATGCAGTGATTTCTGCGGAGAAACAATTAGCACCATATACTGGTTATACGATTGTTGCTTGTGGTGATGCACCACTGATTTCTGCTTCCTCATTTTCTAATCTCATTGAACACCATAAAACAAATGGTTATGTGGCAACAGTTCTTTCTGCAAAAATGGAAAACCCTACTGGTTACGGTCGTATCATTCGTTCTTCTGATGATGGTAGTTTACTTCGCATTGTAGAAGAAAAAGATGCCAGTACCGAAGAAAAAGCCGTAAACGAAGTGAATACCGGCACTTATTGTTTTAATACTGAAGATCTTTTTGGAGCACTCAAACAAATTGGAAACAATAATGCACAAAAAGAATATTACCTCACTGATGTGATTAAGATTTTCCGAAACGAAGGGAAAAAGGTTGGAGCACAAACTTTAACCAATGCTTTAGAAAGTCATGGAATCAATTCTCCAGATGATTTGGCACTTGCGAAACAATATATAGATAATGGGTTGGTTGGAGTATGA
- a CDS encoding ribose-phosphate diphosphokinase — protein sequence MNPSEVVVFSGNANRPLAEEICKNLGIPNGQISVKRFSDGESSVKIEENVRGRDVFVVQSISYPANDSLMELLLIIDAARRASARRITAVIPYYGYGRQDRKVEPRVPISARMVADLIETVGPDRVLTMDLHADQIQGFFRIPVDHLYFSPVLAEYINSLKMDDLVIVSPDSGGAERARNFGKKVNGSLAIIDKRRPKANESVVMHVIGDIKDKNCLLLDDMIDTGGTIAKAAIALYENGAKSVLCCASHGVLSGEAPSKLNEANFKQIVLSNSIAIPESKKINHLKTLSIAPLFAKAIERIHNEESISSLFS from the coding sequence ATGAATCCTAGCGAAGTCGTAGTATTTTCTGGTAATGCAAATAGACCTTTAGCAGAAGAAATCTGCAAAAACTTAGGCATTCCAAATGGTCAAATCTCGGTGAAACGATTTTCTGACGGAGAAAGTTCTGTTAAAATCGAAGAAAACGTACGTGGCCGTGATGTCTTTGTGGTTCAATCCATCAGTTATCCAGCAAACGACAGTTTGATGGAACTTTTACTCATCATCGATGCAGCAAGAAGAGCTTCTGCTCGTCGTATCACTGCTGTCATTCCGTATTATGGTTATGGACGCCAAGACAGAAAGGTAGAACCGCGGGTTCCCATTTCTGCTCGTATGGTTGCTGATCTAATCGAAACAGTTGGACCAGATCGTGTTCTCACAATGGACCTTCATGCGGACCAAATCCAAGGATTCTTTCGTATCCCTGTCGACCATTTGTATTTTTCACCAGTACTCGCAGAATACATCAACTCACTAAAGATGGATGATCTTGTGATTGTATCACCAGATTCAGGTGGAGCAGAACGTGCTCGTAATTTTGGTAAAAAAGTAAACGGATCTCTTGCCATCATCGACAAACGTAGACCAAAAGCAAACGAGTCAGTTGTGATGCATGTGATCGGTGACATCAAAGACAAAAACTGTTTGTTACTCGATGACATGATTGATACTGGTGGAACCATTGCCAAAGCGGCAATAGCACTCTATGAAAATGGAGCAAAATCTGTTTTGTGTTGTGCATCCCACGGAGTATTGTCTGGTGAAGCACCATCCAAGCTCAATGAGGCCAATTTTAAACAAATTGTTCTCTCCAATTCCATCGCCATTCCCGAGAGCAAAAAAATAAATCACTTGAAAACGCTCTCTATCGCCCCACTCTTTGCAAAAGCCATCGAGCGGATTCATAACGAAGAATCAATCTCTAGTCTGTTTTCATAA